One segment of Brassica napus cultivar Da-Ae chromosome C3, Da-Ae, whole genome shotgun sequence DNA contains the following:
- the LOC106422645 gene encoding protein GET4-like: MYKSISARYVTAQRFSEALDILFSGSCLELEHGLVNCGADLALLFVDTLVKSKSPCNDETLDRIRCMFKLFPRVPVPPHLVDVSDDEDVHNLQESLGDARSRVENLTSFLRAAIKWSAEFGGPSTGYPELHAMLADYLYTECPELDMVRISRHFVRAEDPEKFAYTLINFMGRCYPGEDDLAIARAVLMYLSMGNMKDANLIMDEIKKQAEAKHPELSESDLIQFTSYLLETLQRDALPLFNMLRVRYKSCIDREPLLNELLDEIAQRFYGVQRKNPMEGMFGDIFKMMG; the protein is encoded by the exons ATGTACAAATCCATCAGTGCCAG ATACGTTACGGCTCAGAGATTCTCTGAAGCTCTTGATATACTCTTCTCTGGGTCATGCCTTGAACTAGAGCACGGCCTG GTGAATTGTGGGGCGGACCTTGCTCTTTTGTTTGTTGACACACTTGTTAAATCCAAGTCACCTTGCAATGATGAAACTCTTG ATCGAATCAGGTGTATGTTCAAGTTGTTTCCTAGGGTTCCTGTACCACCTCATTTGGTAGATGTGAGCGATGATGAAGATGTCCATAATCTTCAAGAATCTCTTGGGGATGCTAGATCACGTGTTGAAAACTTGACCTCCTTCTTGAGAGCTGCTATAAA ATGGTCTGCAGAGTTTGGAGGCCCAAGTACTGGATACCCTGAGTTGCATGCTATGCTGGCTGATTATCTTTACACCGAGTGTCCTGAACTT GACATGGTTCGAATATCACGGCATTTTGTTAGAGCCGAGGACCCTGAGAAGTTTGCATATACGCTGATCAACTTCATGGGAAGG TGTTATCCTGGTGAAGATGACCTTGCAATAGCACGAGCAGTTCTCAT GTACTTATCTATGGGTAACATGAAAGATGCAAATTTGATAATGGATGAGATTAAGAAACAAGCAGAAGCAAAACATCCTGAGCTCTCAGAATCAGACCTTATCCAATTTACCTCATATCTTCTGGAAAC GTTGCAGAGGGATGCATTGCCTCTTTTCAATATGTTAAGAGTAAGGTATAAGTCTTGCATAGATAGAGAACCACTGCTCAACGAG TTGCTGGACGAGATTGCACAGAGATTTTACGGTGTGCAGCGTAAGAATCCTATGGAAGGAATGTTTGGAGACATATTCAag ATGATGGGCTAA
- the LOC106422748 gene encoding uncharacterized protein LOC106422748 produces the protein METDRESMSGGGRRTHTKFSFGVVRLVLSVGVLACVYQSVQPPPPKMFTAVTSPRIKLRDGRHLAYKELGAPREEAKFKMIYIHGFDSCMHDSFFFHNLSPALLEELKICIVSFDRPGYGESDPDPNRTPRSIAFDIEELADGLGLGPKFSVIGFSMGGQIIWSCLHYIPHRLGGAAMVAPVVNYWWRNLPAKLSKEALSLMLPRDQWMLRVAHYAPWLTFWWNTQRWFSIASYISCDPNILSFQDKEIFSRLGYNDLNQAYARKQGEYESLHRDLMIGYGHWEFDPLDVQNPFKNSNGSVHLWHGDEDMFVPVSLQRFIISKLPWVRYHELTGSGHFFPSLMVDEIVKTLFVGED, from the exons ATGGAGACAGATAGAGAGAGTATGTCCGGAGGAGGAAGACGAACCCACACCAAGTTTTCCTTTG gtGTTGTGAGATTGGTTTTGTCGGTTGGAGTTTTAGCATGTGTTTATCAGTCGGTCCAACCTCCACCGCCGAAGATGTTCACCGCCGTGACATCACCGAGGATCAAACTGAGAGATGGAAGGCATTTGGCATACAAAGAACTCGGAGCTCCCAGAGAGGAAGCCAAGTTCAAGATGATTTATATCCACGGCTTTGATTCTTGTATGCACGACTCATTTTTCTTCCACAACTTGTCGCCAGCTCTTTTGGAGGAACTCAAGATATGCATAGTATCATTTGACCGACCTGGTTATGGAGAGAGTGATCCTGACCCGAACCGGACACCAAGAAGCATAGCATTTGATATAGAAGAGCTTGCTGATGGGTTAGGACTAGGACCAAAGTTCTCTGTCATTGGCTTCTCTATGGGAGGTCAAATCATTTGGTCTTGTCTTCACTATATTCCTCACAG GTTAGGTGGAGCGGCGATGGTAGCGCCCGTAGTTAACTACTGGTGGAGAAACTTGCCTGCAAAATTGTCTAAGGAAGCTTTATCTCTAATGCTTCCTCGAGACCAGTGGATGCTTAGAGTGGCTCATTATGCACCTTGGCTTACTTTCTGGTGGAACACACAGAGATGGTTCTCAATTGCTAGCTACATTTCATGTGACCCCAACATCCTCTCGTTTCAGGACAAGGAAATCTTCTCTAGGCTCGGTTACAATGACCTGAATCAG GCATACGCAAGGAAGCAAGGAGAATATGAAAGTCTACACAGAGACTTGATGATTGGATATGGTCATTGGGAGTTTGATCCATTAGACGTTCAAAATCCGTTTAAGAACAGTAATGGCTCAGTCCACCTTTGGCATGGCGATGAGGATATGTTTGTGCCAGTGTCGCTTCAACGTTTTATCATCTCAAAACTTCCGTGGGTTCGATACCATGAACTGACTGGCTCAGGCCATTTCTTTCCTTCTCTTATGGTTGATGAGATTGTCAAGACACTTTTTGTTGGAGAAGACTAG
- the LOC106422747 gene encoding MA3 DOMAIN-CONTAINING TRANSLATION REGULATORY FACTOR 1-like has protein sequence MASDEGMLTDGQWKKLEVATLKNAGNLSSSPKSHPLFADLNIKSPTGGKGPVAGFPFRHVRRSHSGKHIRVKKEGAGGKGTWGKLLDTDLDCFLDKNDPNYDSGEGAYDELVDSPVSDPLDDYKKAVVSIIEEYFTTGDVKVAASDLRELGSSEYHPYFTKRLVSMAMDRHDKEKEMASVLLSALYADVILPDQIRDGFIRLLRSVDDLAVDIPDAVNVLALFIARAIVDEILPPVFLARSKKNLPVSSKGFQVIVTAEKSYLSAPHHAELVERKWGGSTHTTVEETKKKISEILKEYVENGDTYEACRCIRELGVTFFHHEVVKRALVLAMESQAAEPLILRLLNEAAEEGLISSSQMVKGFNRVAESLDDLALDIPSARKLFDSIVPKAISGGWLDDSFKVNSDQDGRESSQDDKLRQYKKDTVNIIQEYFLSDDIPELIRSLEDLATPEYNPVFLKKLITLALDKKNREKEMASVLLSSLHMELFSTEDFINGFIMLLESAEDTALDIMDASNELALFLARAVIDDVLAPLNLEEISTKLPPKSTGTETVRSARSLISARHAGERLLRSWGGGSGWIVEDAKDKILKLLEEYEMGGVTSEACQCIRDLGMPFFNHEVVKKALVMAMEKKNDGLLNLLEECFGEGLITMNQMTKGFGRVKDSLDDLSLDIPNAREKLELYVGRAMDNGWILPEFAMSDE, from the exons ATGGCATCGGATGAGGGTATGTTGACGGACGGGCAGTGGAAGAAACTGGAGGTAGCAACTCTGAAGAACGCTGGAAACTTGTCATCGTCGCCAAAGTCTCATCCTTTATTTGCTGATTTGAACATTAAGTCTCCCACTGGTGGCAAAGGACCCGTAGCTGGGTTCCCTTTTAGGCATGTGCGTCGGAGTCACTCTGGGAAACATATCCGTGTTAAGAAAG AGGGTGCTGGTGGTAAAGGAACTTGGGGAAAGCTTCTTGACACTGATCTTGACTGCTTTCTCGATAAAAACGATCCCAATTACGATAGTGGAGAG GGAGCATATGATGAACTTGTTGATTCACCTGTATCAGACCCCTTGGATGATTACAAAAAGGCTGTAGTTTCCATCATCGAAGAGTACTTCACCACCGGTGATGTGAAAGTGGCGGCGTCTGACCTCAGGGAGCTTGGTTCGAGTGAATATCATCCTTACTTCACCAAGCGGCTTGTCTCCATGGCCATGGACAGGCACGACAAGGAGAAGGAAATGGCTTCGGTCTTACTCTCTGCCTTGTATGCTGATGTCATTTTACCTGATCAGATCAGGGATGGGTTTATAAGACTTCTCAGATCCGTTGATGACCTTGCGGTGGACATACCTGATGCTGTTAACGTCCTCGCGTTGTTCATTGCCCGGGCCATCGTTGATGAAATCCTCCCTCCGGTTTTTCTAGCGAGATCTAAGAAGAATCTTCCAGTGTCTTCAAAAGGCTTCCAGGTTATTGTAACCGCGGAGAAGAGCTATCTCTCGGCTCCTCACCACGCGGAGCTAGTGGAGAGAAAATGGGGAGGTAGCACTCACACTACCGTAGaagaaacgaagaagaagatatcCGAAATCTTGAAGGAGTACGTAGAAAACGGAGACACATACGAAGCGTGTAGATGCATCAGAGAATTAGGCGTCACGTTCTTCCATCACGAGGTGGTGAAGAGAGCTTTGGTTCTTGCTATGGAGTCTCAAGCAGCCGAGCCGCTCATACTAAGGCTCTTGAACgaagctgctgaagaaggtctGATCAGTTCGAGTCAAATGGTGAAAGGGTTCAACCGAGTTGCAGAGTCTCTCGATGACCTTGCTCTAGACATCCCATCTGCTAGAAAGCTGTTTGATTCGATAGTTCCCAAGGCTATCTCTGGAGGCTGGCTTGATGATTCTTTCAAGGTAAACTCTGATCAAGATGGAAGAGAATCAAGCCAAGACGATAAGCTAAGACAGTACAAGAAGGATACAGTGAATATAATTCAAGAATATTTCTTATCAGATGACATTCCTGAGCTAATCCGCAGTCTTGAAGATTTAGCAACGCCTGAGTACAACCCTGTGTTTCTAAAGAAGCTTATAACTCTTGCTCTAGACAAGAAGAACAGAGAAAAGGAAATGGCTTCggttcttctttcttctcttcacatGGAGTTATTCTCAACAGAAGATTTCATAAACGGTTTCATCATGCTCCTTGAATCAGCAGAAGACACAGCTTTAGACATCATGGACGCATCAAACGAGCTCGCTCTGTTTCTAGCTAGAGCTGTAATCGATGACGTCTTAGCTCCGCTTAACCTCGAGGAGATCTCAACCAAGCTACCTCCGAAATCAACAGGAACCGAAACAGTTCGCTCAGCACGGTCTCTCATCTCAGCAAGACACGCAGGGGAGAGGCTGCTGAGAAGCTGGGGCGGTGGGAGCGGGTGGATAGTGGAAGATGCAAAAGACAAGATCTTGAAACTTTTGGAGGAATACGAAATGGGAGGAGTAACATCAGAGGCTTGTCAGTGTATCCGTGATCTAGGGATGCCGTTTTTTAACCACGAGGTGGTGAAGAAAGCTTTGGTGATGgcgatggagaagaagaacgaTGGGTTGCTGAATCTGCTTGAGGAATGTTTTGGTGAAGGGTTGATTACAATGAACCAAATGACAAAAGGGTTTGGTCGTGTTAAAGACAGCCTTGATGACTTGTCGCTTGATATACCTAACGCGAGAGAGAAGTTGGAGTTGTATGTTGGTCGTGCCATGGACAATGGCTGGATCCTTCCTGAGTTTGCAATGAGTGATGAGTGA